A genomic segment from Ptychodera flava strain L36383 chromosome 19, AS_Pfla_20210202, whole genome shotgun sequence encodes:
- the LOC139119068 gene encoding calmodulin-like: protein MTDPSQLSAEKIAEYREGFTLFDKNGDGKIDKKELGTVMRSLGQNPSDAEVTEMISEVDADQSGAIEFNEFIHLMERFSGVDTEQELRDSFRMFDKNGDGYVVAKELKTVLTSLGEKLTDEEAQEMINEVDIDGDGRINYAEFVTMMSGKV from the exons ATG ACAGATCCATCGCAACTCAGTGCAGAGAAAATTGCAG aatacaGGGAAGGATTTACTCTTTTCGACAAGAACGGGGATGGCAAGATCGATAAAAAGGAACTCGGGACCGTGATGAGATCCCTCGGTCAGAATCCATCCGACGCCGAGGTGACGGAAATGATTAGCGAGGTGGACGCCGACC AGAGCGGAGCCATCGAATTCAACGAATTTATTCACCTGATGGAAAGGTTTTCGGGAGTGGACACTGAACAGGAACTCAGGGATTCCTTTCGAATGTTCGACAAAAATGGCGACGGTTACGTAGTTGCCAAGGAGCTGAAAACAGTTCTGACGAGTCTCGGAGAAAAATTAACGGACGAAGAAGCGCAGGAGATGATCAACGAGGTGGATATTGACGGTGACGGGCGAATAAACTACGCAG AGTTTGTCACGATGATGTCCGGGAAAGTATAG